From Longimicrobium sp.:
CGCCCCCGGTGCTGCAGGATTTTCTGTTGCTGCGGTGCCGGACTAGAACTCGCCGCGGCGGGCGCGCTTCCGGTCCTTGTGGCGGCGGCGCTCGGCAGCCTTCGCCTTGGCCTTGCGCGCCTCGCTCGGCTTCTCGTAGAAGCGCTTGCGACGCATGTCCCGGAACATCCCCGAGCGCAGCATGCGCCGGCGGAACTGCTTCAGCGCCCAATCCAGGCGATCGGTCTCCGCGAGCTGAACCTCGACCACGATTGATCCTTCCGAAAAGGAAAAAAGTCGGACGACCCGCGGCACCTTGCCGAGGGTGTCTTACACACGGCTGCATCCCCCGAAGCAGCCTTCAGGGGTCTATGGACCACAATCTAGCACATTCCGCGGAAAAACGCACCTCCCCCACTGCACGATCGTGCGCATCCTCGTCCACGGAGCTTCCCGAGAAACGGGTGTCGGGATGGCCCTGAAACGAGATCGGGAGCCGGCTGGGTGCGTTTTCCCCGTCTGACGTGCTCGGCCGGCTACAGATCCTTCGGCCTGCAAGTTGTTGCGCGGGAGCAGGTTCCGGTTTGGCCGGCCTCAGGATGACGTCTATGCGGGGTAGATTCGGGGAGAGGCGGCGGTGTCGCGTCCGGAGCGATCAGCGTGCCGATCGGGGCGC
This genomic window contains:
- the rpsU gene encoding 30S ribosomal protein S21, with amino-acid sequence MVEVQLAETDRLDWALKQFRRRMLRSGMFRDMRRKRFYEKPSEARKAKAKAAERRRHKDRKRARRGEF